One window from the genome of Streptomyces sp. NBC_00708 encodes:
- a CDS encoding ATP-binding protein, with protein sequence MRLPVRHISGHLIWTTNATVWAVWRVESDNYSHASKAAKHERLNALEALFKAIKGEALLLSLCPQVDAATVVTRMTAGIDLDASPEYVDLSLRVLDELEEMELSGRVDFLAVPMKHTDFKQGAMAVLSSAHYEVMNTLGLPTTPVNKAEEERRIEQARHLAATWPAAIRLRPATEGEILWIYGHCARRGLAEPLLPEYDEPRSVVGRGRAVAAYSEVILDEGGRSDGVQERRGVPLNPFRHRYVKSSTEFGDSYQAFSILAEMPEAFAFPGSEYLAALDDFGFPVDWAVRLHIEQGSKAEPKSRRQARELAHQRGEYDGETAGIPASLDKASTALDEYRSRLTSSSTEVEIRASVVTCVWGQSPEETEEKAAALINHFGGNDYTLVRPIGEQAPLFHSMLPGTPTPRVMNDYAQFLLAKDFAMALPFCGQALGDDGGSLFGLQLNGGGARPVLVDFSLGPRMNASASAVFIGELGSGKSVAMKTAMYSILTTGRRVGRSRSRGRALAIDRTPQQEWARFARACPGETQVITVDEDASVSLDPLRVFKGPRAARYTESFLTPLLDIASMSTEGVTLADAIDATHKAPEPSMRMLLDTLTERAQTSDPQDPDDHNVRAAASELARKLRSLAKKDLGRVIFDPTLPIVEITDADTIIFSAANIGLPKKTELEGHRLSSLEVEKKFGWRLMYLVAALCREIAFADPEEFVGVFLDECWWLTSSAEGTELLLEIINDGRKHGCGAFAGSHDPYDVGPANSEYGEKIRGLVSHRFLFRHRNRQLAARGLEFLGLDGTDPELLKLVTENLSPINVSDDERLLRSGECLYYDLKKRIGGMKVLIPADEQAAEAIHTTPGRATLDEPAEAVEAIDAMEAVEAQSI encoded by the coding sequence ATGCGTCTTCCCGTGCGCCACATCAGCGGCCATCTGATCTGGACCACCAACGCGACGGTGTGGGCCGTGTGGCGGGTCGAATCCGACAACTACAGCCACGCCTCCAAGGCGGCCAAGCACGAGCGGCTCAACGCCCTTGAGGCCCTGTTCAAGGCAATCAAGGGCGAGGCACTGCTGCTGAGCCTGTGCCCGCAGGTGGACGCGGCCACCGTCGTCACCCGCATGACGGCGGGCATCGACCTGGACGCGTCCCCCGAGTACGTGGACCTCTCCCTGCGCGTCCTGGACGAGCTGGAGGAGATGGAACTCTCGGGACGGGTCGACTTCCTCGCCGTCCCCATGAAGCACACCGACTTCAAGCAGGGCGCGATGGCGGTCCTGTCGTCCGCCCACTACGAGGTCATGAACACCCTCGGGCTGCCCACCACGCCGGTCAACAAGGCTGAGGAGGAGCGCCGTATCGAGCAGGCCCGGCACCTCGCGGCCACCTGGCCGGCCGCCATCAGGCTTCGCCCCGCCACCGAGGGCGAGATCCTCTGGATCTACGGCCACTGCGCGCGCCGGGGCCTCGCCGAGCCGCTGCTTCCCGAGTACGACGAGCCCCGCTCGGTGGTGGGGCGCGGGCGGGCCGTGGCCGCGTACAGCGAGGTGATCCTCGACGAGGGCGGGCGCAGCGACGGCGTCCAGGAACGGCGAGGCGTGCCGCTCAACCCCTTCCGGCACCGTTACGTGAAGTCGAGCACCGAGTTCGGCGACAGCTACCAGGCGTTCTCCATCCTGGCGGAGATGCCGGAGGCCTTCGCCTTCCCGGGCAGCGAGTATCTGGCAGCCCTGGACGACTTCGGCTTCCCCGTCGACTGGGCGGTCCGGCTGCACATCGAGCAGGGCTCGAAAGCGGAGCCCAAGTCCCGCCGGCAGGCCCGCGAACTCGCCCATCAGCGCGGTGAGTACGACGGGGAGACGGCCGGTATCCCGGCGAGCCTGGACAAGGCCAGCACCGCGCTCGACGAATACCGCTCCCGGCTCACCTCGTCCTCCACCGAGGTCGAGATCCGGGCCAGCGTGGTCACCTGCGTCTGGGGCCAGAGCCCGGAGGAGACCGAGGAGAAGGCGGCCGCGCTGATCAACCACTTCGGTGGCAACGACTACACACTGGTCCGCCCGATCGGCGAGCAGGCGCCCCTGTTCCACAGCATGCTCCCAGGCACGCCCACGCCCCGCGTCATGAACGACTACGCCCAGTTCCTGCTGGCCAAGGACTTCGCCATGGCCCTGCCCTTCTGCGGCCAGGCGCTCGGCGACGACGGCGGCTCGCTGTTCGGCCTCCAGCTCAACGGCGGCGGTGCCCGTCCGGTCCTGGTCGACTTCAGTCTCGGCCCGCGCATGAACGCCTCGGCGTCTGCCGTGTTCATCGGCGAGCTGGGTTCCGGCAAGTCGGTCGCCATGAAGACCGCGATGTACTCGATCCTCACCACCGGCCGCCGCGTCGGGCGCTCCCGCAGCCGCGGCCGGGCGCTGGCCATCGACCGTACGCCCCAGCAGGAATGGGCCCGCTTCGCGCGCGCCTGCCCCGGTGAGACCCAGGTCATCACCGTCGACGAGGACGCCTCGGTCTCGCTGGACCCGCTGCGCGTCTTCAAGGGGCCGCGCGCCGCCCGTTACACCGAGTCCTTCCTGACCCCGCTGCTGGACATCGCCTCGATGAGCACCGAGGGCGTCACCCTCGCCGACGCCATCGACGCCACGCACAAGGCGCCCGAGCCCAGCATGCGGATGCTCCTGGACACCCTGACGGAGCGCGCGCAGACCAGCGATCCGCAGGACCCGGACGACCACAACGTCCGCGCGGCGGCAAGTGAACTGGCGCGCAAGCTGCGCTCGCTGGCCAAGAAGGACCTGGGCCGGGTGATCTTCGACCCGACCCTCCCCATCGTGGAGATCACCGACGCCGACACGATCATCTTCTCCGCCGCCAACATCGGTCTGCCCAAGAAGACCGAACTGGAGGGCCACCGGCTGTCCAGCCTGGAGGTCGAGAAGAAGTTCGGCTGGCGCCTGATGTACCTGGTCGCCGCGCTCTGCCGCGAGATCGCCTTCGCCGACCCGGAGGAGTTCGTCGGGGTCTTCCTCGACGAGTGCTGGTGGCTGACCTCGTCCGCCGAGGGTACGGAACTGCTCCTGGAGATCATCAACGACGGCCGTAAGCACGGCTGCGGCGCCTTCGCCGGCTCCCACGACCCGTACGACGTCGGCCCGGCCAACTCCGAGTACGGCGAGAAGATCCGCGGCCTGGTCTCCCACCGCTTCCTCTTCCGCCACCGCAACCGCCAACTCGCGGCGCGTGGCCTGGAGTTCCTGGGGCTGGACGGCACCGACCCGGAGCTGCTGAAGCTGGTCACCGAGAACCTGTCGCCGATCAACGTCTCCGACGACGAACGGCTGCTGCGCTCCGGTGAGTGCCTCTACTACGACCTGAAGAAGCGCATCGGCGGCATGAAGGTCCTGATCCCGGCGGACGAGCAGGCGGCCGAGGCCATCCACACGACCCCGGGCCGCGCCACCCTCGACGAGCCGGCCGAGGCCGTCGAGGCGATCGACGCCATGGAAGCGGTGGAGGCGCAGAGCATATGA
- a CDS encoding bifunctional lytic transglycosylase/C40 family peptidase, protein MSTATKPKPKSSADTSEPMSSGKKWAIGLVIAGLIPWAFFILAMFIGTGLLPGGGSSLQKDDPVPVQISCVEVAGIPKPTCEAYLSAEQKIKKVRPKCKNLKWTLLAGIGKIESHHGTFMGRKVNEKAGASYGDVEPPVIGPVLDGTNNTERILDTDGGKYDNDTTYDRAVGPTQFIPSTWKVYAQDGDDDGDTDPQNVFDSALSTAALLCGKGAVDMSDSKTEHDAIFRYNHSEQYVKDVRNAKDEYDALGDISGPIDATGTAKKIIAAARSQKGVAYSWGGGGPGGPSYGIDQGKNIWGFDCSGLTEYAYAKAGIKIGGDTSAQHASKNVRVTHQTNLKGANPGDLLFFSSSPGTGKGIFHVSIYLGKNRQIEAPRTGDVVKESDVRMGSLDSIGHLK, encoded by the coding sequence GTGAGCACAGCCACCAAACCCAAACCGAAGAGCTCGGCCGACACGTCCGAGCCGATGAGCAGTGGCAAGAAGTGGGCCATCGGTCTGGTCATAGCCGGTCTGATCCCCTGGGCGTTTTTCATCCTCGCCATGTTCATCGGTACGGGCCTGCTGCCCGGGGGCGGCTCCAGCCTCCAGAAAGATGATCCTGTTCCGGTCCAGATCAGTTGCGTCGAGGTGGCCGGCATCCCCAAGCCCACCTGCGAGGCGTATCTGTCGGCGGAGCAGAAGATCAAGAAGGTCCGCCCCAAATGCAAGAACCTCAAGTGGACCCTGCTCGCCGGCATCGGAAAGATCGAGTCCCACCACGGCACGTTCATGGGCCGCAAGGTCAACGAGAAGGCCGGCGCGAGCTACGGCGACGTGGAACCGCCGGTCATCGGGCCGGTCCTCGACGGCACCAACAACACCGAGCGCATCCTTGACACGGACGGCGGCAAGTACGACAACGACACCACCTACGACCGGGCGGTCGGTCCCACGCAGTTCATCCCCTCGACGTGGAAGGTCTACGCCCAGGACGGCGACGACGACGGTGACACCGACCCGCAGAACGTCTTCGACTCCGCTCTGAGCACGGCGGCGCTCCTCTGCGGCAAGGGCGCCGTCGACATGTCCGACTCAAAGACCGAGCACGACGCCATCTTCCGGTACAACCATTCCGAGCAGTACGTCAAAGACGTCCGCAACGCCAAGGACGAGTACGACGCCCTGGGCGACATCTCCGGGCCGATCGACGCGACCGGAACGGCCAAGAAAATCATCGCGGCCGCCAGGTCGCAGAAGGGCGTGGCCTACTCCTGGGGCGGCGGAGGGCCTGGCGGCCCTTCGTACGGCATCGACCAGGGCAAGAACATCTGGGGATTCGATTGCTCCGGCCTGACGGAATACGCCTACGCCAAGGCAGGCATCAAGATCGGTGGCGATACAAGCGCACAGCATGCCAGCAAGAACGTAAGGGTCACCCACCAGACGAACCTCAAGGGTGCGAACCCCGGCGACCTGCTCTTCTTCTCATCCAGTCCGGGAACCGGAAAGGGAATCTTCCATGTCTCGATCTATCTGGGGAAGAACAGACAGATCGAGGCGCCGAGAACGGGCGACGTCGTCAAGGAGTCCGACGTCCGCATGGGATCGCTCGACAGCATTGGACATCTGAAGTGA